From Suncus etruscus isolate mSunEtr1 chromosome 6, mSunEtr1.pri.cur, whole genome shotgun sequence, one genomic window encodes:
- the NMNAT1 gene encoding nicotinamide/nicotinic acid mononucleotide adenylyltransferase 1: MEDSERTEVVLLACGSFNPITNMHLRLFELAKDHMDGTGKYRVTKGIISPVSDAYRKKGLVAARHRVAMAKLATQSSPWVTVDPWESLQKHWTETVKVLRHHQEKLQASSRGQQLGSAGTDRPGRKRKWAEERHNRSPRKAPEPPTKGVPQIKLLCGADLLESFGVPHLWKSEDIALIVGHYGLVCITRVGSDAQKFIYESEVLWQHRHNIHLVSEWVPNDISSTRIRQALRRGQSIRYLVPDPVQEYIEQHRLYSQESEENNAGLTLAPLERNMAKANARNTVAS, from the exons ATGGAGGACTCAGAGCGGACGGAAGTGGTCCTGCTGGCCTGCGGGTCCTTCAACCCCATCACCAACATGCACCTCCGCTTGTTCGAGCTGGCCAAGGACCACATGGACGGGACAG GGAAGTACCGAGTCACCAAGGGCATCATTTCTCCGGTCAGCGATGCCTACAGGAAGAAAGGCCTGGTCGCTGCCCGGCACCGAGTGGCCATGGCCAAGCTCGCAACCCAGAGCTCCCCGTGGGTGACTGTGGACCCCTGGGAGAGTCTCCAGAAGCACTGGACAGAGACGGTGAAGGTGCTGAG GCACCATCAAGAGAAACTCCAGGCGAGCTCCAGGGGACAGCAGCTGGGCTCTGCCGGGACGGACAGGCCAGGTCGGAAGAGGAAGTGGGCTGAGGAGAGACACAATCGCAGCCCCAGGAAAGCCCCGGAGCCCCCGACAAAGG GTGTGCCCCAAATCAAGCTGCTGTGCGGTGCGGACCTGCTGGAGTCCTTTGGGGTTCCACACTTGTGGAAGAGCGAGGATATTGCCCTCATTGTGGGCCACTATGGGCTCGTGTGCATCACACGGGTgggcagtgatgctcagaaattcatCTATGAGTCCGAGGTGCTGTGGCAGCACCGGCACAACATCCACCTGGTGAGCGAGTGGGTCCCCAACGACATCTCGTCCACCCGCATCCGCCAGGCCCTGCGCCGGGGCCAGAGCATCCGCTACCTGGTGCCCGATCCCGTGCAGGAGTACATAGAGCAGCACCGACTGTACAGCCAGGAGAGCGAGGAGAACAATGCGGGCCTCACCTTGGCCCCTCTGGAGAGAAACATGGCAAAAGCCAATGCCAGGAACACCGTGGCCTCATAG